The DNA region CGAGTTATTGATCTGCGAAAAGATGTCGGGCAGCTCTCCCTGAAAGAGAGGGCTGAAGCTGAGGCCTCCGGTCATGGCGGCGAAGGTCTTTAGCTGATTCTGGGCCTGGAGGTAGTTCAGGTCGGCCATGCCGCCGCCCATACCGCCGCGGCCCCCGTACATCTCGTTGAGCAGTGCCCCGGTGCTGATGGTGAATATGGTCACATTTGGCGTTGCCTTGACCTTCGCGAGAATCTTGTCGAGGGTGAGCTTGGAGAAGGTATCGCGGCCGCTGCCGATGAGGATTACGTATTTGCGGCCTTCGATGCGGCTGAGCCGGTCGAGCGTCTCGTAAAGCGCGTCAAAAACGTTGGTGTCCGAAAAACCGGGAATGACAAGGGATTGCAGCGCCTGGGCGACGATCTCCCTGTTGTTGGTGAAGTCGGTGAGAATGTGGGTGTGCAGATCGTAGGTGACGACGGCTACATAATCGTCGGGACGCAGCGTGCGAAAGAAGCTGTACGACGCGTTCTGCATTTCATTGATGAGATAGTAACTGTTGGCTGCGAACTCCAGCAGCATCACGGCAGTGATGGGCGTCTGTGTCATGCGGACGCTGGTGATTGTCTGGGGGACGCCATCTTCGAGTACAAGGAAGTTGGCCGGTTTTAAGCCGGGGATGAACTGGTGAGTCTTATCAAGGATCACGTTTACGTTCAGGTTGACGATGGGCACGTCGACGCGCAGCGAAAAGGTCTCGTTATTGGGGTTTTTGACCGTCGGCTCGGCGGGTGCGGGGGGCGGTGCAGGTTCTGTCTCCTCTGGCTTCTTGCGAATGACGAGCGGGCCATTGTCGGTTTGGGGTCCGCCTTCGTCGGTGGTCTGATCCGGCTTGGTCTGTTGCTTCGGCGGTGTCTGAGTAGCAGGGGCGTTCTGGGCGTGGCTAGCCGGTATGGCAAATATTAGCGTCACGAGGACAAGAAAAGTGGCCGGAATGCGGAGGCAGTTCGCGCGGTGATTCATCATGGAAACTTTACTCCGTACTGTTGGACGGTGTTAAGTGGTACTCGTGAGAATCTAGGGATTGTAACCTGCCGCTCTACCTTACCTCTTTCTCCATGACCATAGGTACATAACGGGGAGCGGGGTAGTGGGTGCCGGTTGCCATCAGCTTTTCAACGGTCTCGACTGCTCGAATGCCTCCCCTGGCCCCGACCGCCATACAGTTTAAGGCTCCTGCTGCGCAGGCGAAATCGAGTTGCCGGTCCAGCGGCCAGCCCCGGTGCAATCCATAGATGAACCCGGCACGGAAGGTATCCCCAGCGCCCGTCGTATCTACAACCGGTACCTGATAGGCGGGGGTGTAGTGTAGCTGCTTGCCGTCCCATGCGAGCACACCGTCCTCGCCCAGCGTCGCCGCGGCCAGCCGGCATCCGTAGTGGCGTTGCATTCTGCGGAGCGCCTCCTCCAGGTCAGTTTCCTTCATCAGACGGCACGGAAAATCTTTATTCACTATTAAATAGTCTACGTTCTCAATCAGGCCTTCGACACCTGGGTAGAGCTCGTCCAGATCGGCGATAACCGGAATGCCTGCTTCGCGCGCCCAGGCCGCCGCTACGGTCGCGGTGGCTGTGTCGTAGCCATCGACGTGAAGCGCTCGCGCGTTGACGATCCACTCGCGGTCGAGGTCGCTGGGCTTCAGGTCAAGCCGGACGTCCTTTTTCCAAAGGACGGTCCTGTCGCCCCCGCCGTCGACCAGAATGACCGATTGACGGCTGGCGCACTCAGAAACCGTGATGATCTGCGTCTCTACACCAGCCTCCGCGAACGCCCTGCGATGAAGCCTGGCGGCGCTATCGTCGCCCAGGCTACCCACGTATCTGGTGCTCATGCCCCATTGCTGACAGGCAACAACCGTACTCGCGACTTGGCCGCCGGGCAACACGTCCGAGGTGCTGAACTCAACCTTTGAGCCTTGTACCGGGTAGTTTGCAAGCGAGATCACGGTATCGGTGGCGTTCAAGCCAACGCCAACAAGGTCAACCTTCGACAAATTCACCATATTATTACTGTAAATGGAACGTGAGTGTCCGAATAATAGGGTTGGTTGGTAAAGTGCCAATTCCTTCAAGAAGTGTTGTAAACATGCAACGACGAACTACAGGGATTTCTCCACTGCGGTCGTAAAGCACCGCCTTGCACCCCTGACGAGCCAGTACGCACGCCGGACTTGCGCGCCTTCGGTATAGATGACGTGAGTTTGGGTGCAGATAAGGAAAAACTTGCAACCGCAAGAGAATCTGTTCATTGGAGCCGCAGGCAGTTTCTTAGAGGGTGGTTCGAGCAATCACGCGATCGTAATAATCCTCGTAGAGAGGAATGATTCGGGAGGCACAAAATCTGTCCTGCGCAGTCTTGCGGGCAGCCTGAGACATGGCGGCTAGGCGGCCCTCGTCGTGGAGGAGCGCGATAGCGGCGGTGGACATGGAATCGACATCACCGACGTTGAAGAGGAGGCCGTTGCTTCCGTCCTC from Edaphobacter paludis includes:
- a CDS encoding VWA domain-containing protein, translating into MMNHRANCLRIPATFLVLVTLIFAIPASHAQNAPATQTPPKQQTKPDQTTDEGGPQTDNGPLVIRKKPEETEPAPPPAPAEPTVKNPNNETFSLRVDVPIVNLNVNVILDKTHQFIPGLKPANFLVLEDGVPQTITSVRMTQTPITAVMLLEFAANSYYLINEMQNASYSFFRTLRPDDYVAVVTYDLHTHILTDFTNNREIVAQALQSLVIPGFSDTNVFDALYETLDRLSRIEGRKYVILIGSGRDTFSKLTLDKILAKVKATPNVTIFTISTGALLNEMYGGRGGMGGGMADLNYLQAQNQLKTFAAMTGGLSFSPLFQGELPDIFSQINNSIRNQYVLTYRPTNSNDDGSYRKIKVLLVDNEGHPLRMQDEKGKPLKYSIIARDGYKAKLPVE
- a CDS encoding carbohydrate kinase family protein yields the protein MVNLSKVDLVGVGLNATDTVISLANYPVQGSKVEFSTSDVLPGGQVASTVVACQQWGMSTRYVGSLGDDSAARLHRRAFAEAGVETQIITVSECASRQSVILVDGGGDRTVLWKKDVRLDLKPSDLDREWIVNARALHVDGYDTATATVAAAWAREAGIPVIADLDELYPGVEGLIENVDYLIVNKDFPCRLMKETDLEEALRRMQRHYGCRLAAATLGEDGVLAWDGKQLHYTPAYQVPVVDTTGAGDTFRAGFIYGLHRGWPLDRQLDFACAAGALNCMAVGARGGIRAVETVEKLMATGTHYPAPRYVPMVMEKEVR